One region of Bacillus pumilus genomic DNA includes:
- a CDS encoding cysteine hydrolase family protein yields MGKALICIDYTVDFVADDGKLTCGKPGQAIEPKITEITSSFIDEGHFVVFAVDHHEEQDLYHPETKLFPPHNIRGTKGIELYGKLSSLFHTSKHLKHVYYMEKTRYSAFAGTQLEMKLRERGITELHLAGVCTDICVLHTAVDAYNKGFELVIHENAVASFNEAGHEWALSHFEQSLGAKVVK; encoded by the coding sequence ATGGGCAAAGCATTGATTTGTATTGATTATACCGTTGATTTTGTTGCAGACGATGGAAAATTGACATGTGGAAAGCCTGGACAGGCGATTGAGCCTAAGATCACAGAGATCACTTCTTCGTTTATTGATGAAGGGCACTTTGTCGTCTTTGCAGTCGATCATCATGAGGAGCAAGACCTTTATCATCCAGAGACAAAGTTATTTCCGCCCCATAATATTCGCGGGACAAAGGGAATTGAACTTTATGGAAAACTAAGTTCACTATTTCACACGTCAAAGCATTTAAAACATGTCTACTATATGGAAAAAACAAGATACTCTGCTTTTGCAGGCACTCAATTAGAAATGAAACTGCGTGAGCGTGGCATCACTGAACTTCATTTAGCCGGCGTATGTACCGATATTTGTGTACTTCATACAGCTGTTGATGCGTACAATAAAGGCTTCGAACTTGTGATTCACGAGAATGCTGTAGCGAGTTTTAATGAAGCGGGGCACGAGTGGGCACTTTCTCACTTTGAGCAGTCGCTTGGTGCGAAAGTGGTTAAGTAA
- a CDS encoding HD domain-containing protein has product MRKVTLMDVYTHPVAQKYLNRSGKAHAIACAYHAFKLAMKAGINPDLAVKAALLHDIGHYEWYTAGGEWDYETYRRNDIHAIKGAERAHKLLIRLGEEPKAAKDIALAILLHTDSYLPEGDLHKDTLQQIVKKADEMDEEPGGHHHYRQIDESLAMKKIADLDQKVQQALQPMKRSV; this is encoded by the coding sequence ATGAGAAAGGTTACATTAATGGATGTTTACACCCATCCAGTTGCTCAAAAGTATTTAAATCGTTCAGGAAAAGCCCATGCGATTGCTTGTGCTTATCACGCATTCAAGCTGGCGATGAAGGCTGGAATTAACCCAGATCTTGCTGTGAAAGCAGCACTCTTGCATGACATCGGCCATTATGAATGGTATACAGCCGGCGGAGAGTGGGATTACGAGACATATAGACGAAATGATATTCATGCCATTAAAGGTGCAGAGCGGGCACATAAACTGCTCATACGGCTCGGGGAGGAACCAAAAGCAGCCAAAGATATTGCACTTGCGATTCTGCTTCATACAGATTCCTATTTGCCAGAGGGCGACCTTCATAAGGACACACTTCAACAAATTGTGAAGAAAGCAGATGAAATGGATGAAGAGCCTGGCGGACACCACCATTACAGACAAATAGACGAATCACTCGCAATGAAAAAAATTGCCGATTTGGATCAGAAAGTGCAGCAGGCACTTCAGCCCATGAAACGCTCTGTTTAA
- a CDS encoding AI-2E family transporter: MLKSKVHFWTFQILLVLLIVYVSTKVSFLFQPIILFASTLFVPILLAGILFFIFNPIVRFLSKKIPRSLAILIIYLLFIGLITFIVNAAGPVIVTQLGGLVKSFPGYVTDMQKFINDFSHSKTFTWMMSQDYVSVSKFEQTVVSTLKALPENIASSMSAVFGVIANIALAVITVPFILFYMLKDGHKFPDKLVQFLPMPYRKEGLKIFKELNDTLAAYIQGQIIVCLFVGVACFIGYLLIGVKYALILGIIIAVTNVIPYLGPYLGAAPAVLIAFLDSPGKAVVTVIVILVVQQIDGNVISPLIIGKRLNTHPLTIILLLIGAGSFGGILGMIFAVPVYALLKAITLNIVRLVQLRQRSRKEQHLNV, from the coding sequence TTGTTAAAATCTAAAGTTCATTTTTGGACATTCCAAATATTACTTGTTTTACTCATTGTGTATGTATCAACAAAGGTTTCGTTTTTATTTCAGCCGATTATTTTATTTGCGTCAACACTGTTTGTTCCTATCTTGCTGGCAGGTATTCTCTTTTTCATTTTTAATCCAATTGTGCGATTCTTGTCCAAGAAGATTCCTAGGTCACTCGCCATCCTGATTATTTATCTCCTGTTCATCGGACTCATCACATTCATCGTCAATGCTGCCGGACCTGTCATTGTCACGCAGTTAGGCGGACTTGTCAAAAGCTTCCCTGGATATGTGACGGACATGCAGAAATTTATCAATGACTTTTCGCATTCTAAAACATTTACTTGGATGATGAGCCAAGATTATGTGTCTGTCTCAAAGTTTGAACAGACGGTCGTTTCGACATTAAAGGCATTACCGGAAAACATTGCTTCAAGCATGTCTGCGGTGTTTGGCGTGATTGCGAATATTGCCTTAGCCGTCATCACAGTTCCATTTATTTTATTTTATATGTTGAAAGACGGGCATAAGTTTCCGGACAAGCTCGTTCAGTTCTTACCAATGCCTTACCGCAAGGAAGGGCTCAAGATCTTCAAAGAATTAAACGACACGCTCGCAGCCTACATACAGGGGCAGATTATTGTCTGTTTGTTTGTCGGAGTCGCTTGTTTTATTGGATACTTATTAATTGGTGTGAAATATGCGCTTATTCTCGGTATTATCATTGCGGTCACAAATGTGATTCCATACCTTGGACCATATCTTGGAGCGGCACCAGCTGTGCTTATTGCCTTTCTTGATTCGCCTGGAAAAGCAGTGGTGACAGTGATTGTGATTCTTGTCGTGCAGCAAATTGACGGAAATGTCATTTCTCCATTGATCATTGGGAAACGCCTGAACACACATCCTTTGACCATTATCCTGTTATTAATTGGGGCAGGAAGCTTTGGTGGCATCCTTGGCATGATCTTTGCGGTTCCTGTCTATGCACTGCTCAAAGCCATCACCCTGAATATTGTCAGATTGGTTCAGCTGCGTCAGCGGTCTCGTAAAGAACAGCATTTAAACGTCTAA
- a CDS encoding esterase/lipase family protein: MKKLICIVAVMLFLSSACYAHAGTIGDPPGTPGKWFKGEEPVQKDGSKPPLVFVHGINNSSSTWSNRNDMANQAVLNGYESAFIDLHPDQDMKKNGKLLAEKLKEIYDAFGRKFIVIGHSKGGVDTQSALVYFKAHPYVEKVITLGSPHNGTPLADLAYSKGGSWLAEILGQKSDALYSLQTGLMAAFRSETDQLEAFPNKYVTYSGSEWGTFGGALYLGGMYLKSFGTNDGAVTVNSTKLSYANNILTGKWDHYSIKNGTSMFPVFQHQLLTNASSAENKHKEEQEPVSAELNTDVYVKGGESEKDKTEAFYVEEGTNGLSIQWLNERQETQPEIIAPNGDVLTNLKTSEASFPYEGAYSHHVKINKPVPGKWTIQSNSGKKVPYLLLVSFDSPLNEEIKEAASKSGGASTHSSGLIKRLSKSVETNYFKDAQKDHPLKTSTSSAIQLKEEGAYSVTVQYTGLTTSGTSAFNRTVIRTLYVDQHGTIHGDIPY, from the coding sequence TTGAAAAAACTCATCTGTATTGTTGCTGTGATGCTCTTTCTATCCTCTGCATGTTATGCGCATGCAGGGACAATTGGAGACCCACCAGGGACGCCAGGAAAGTGGTTTAAAGGCGAAGAGCCCGTTCAAAAAGACGGATCAAAACCACCACTTGTTTTTGTTCATGGCATTAACAACTCCTCCTCCACTTGGTCCAATCGAAACGATATGGCAAATCAGGCTGTTTTGAACGGATACGAAAGCGCATTCATAGATTTGCACCCAGATCAGGACATGAAAAAGAACGGCAAACTATTAGCGGAAAAGCTCAAAGAAATCTATGATGCGTTTGGTAGAAAATTCATTGTGATTGGTCATAGTAAAGGAGGGGTCGATACACAGTCCGCCCTGGTGTATTTCAAAGCCCATCCCTATGTGGAAAAGGTCATTACTCTCGGCTCTCCTCATAACGGGACACCGCTTGCGGATCTAGCGTATAGCAAGGGCGGAAGCTGGCTTGCGGAAATTCTTGGACAAAAAAGCGACGCGCTTTATTCTTTGCAAACCGGTCTGATGGCGGCTTTTCGAAGTGAAACCGACCAGCTTGAGGCGTTTCCCAATAAATATGTCACCTACTCTGGTTCAGAATGGGGTACATTTGGCGGTGCGCTGTATTTAGGCGGCATGTATTTAAAGAGCTTTGGTACAAATGATGGTGCCGTCACGGTAAACAGCACAAAACTATCATATGCAAACAATATTTTAACAGGAAAATGGGATCACTATTCAATCAAAAACGGCACAAGTATGTTTCCTGTGTTCCAGCATCAGCTGCTGACAAATGCCTCGAGCGCTGAAAATAAACATAAAGAGGAACAAGAGCCCGTCTCTGCTGAGCTCAATACAGATGTTTATGTGAAAGGTGGAGAAAGTGAAAAGGATAAAACAGAAGCGTTCTATGTAGAGGAAGGAACGAATGGCTTATCGATCCAGTGGTTAAATGAAAGGCAGGAGACGCAGCCCGAAATTATTGCCCCAAATGGAGACGTCTTAACAAACCTTAAGACATCGGAAGCATCTTTCCCATATGAAGGCGCATATTCACACCATGTAAAAATCAATAAACCCGTTCCCGGAAAATGGACGATTCAATCGAATTCAGGAAAAAAGGTTCCTTATCTGCTGCTTGTATCCTTTGATTCACCATTAAATGAAGAAATTAAAGAAGCTGCATCGAAATCAGGGGGTGCATCGACCCATTCAAGCGGTCTGATTAAGCGGTTAAGCAAATCAGTGGAAACCAATTACTTTAAAGACGCACAAAAGGATCATCCACTGAAAACAAGTACCTCATCAGCTATTCAATTGAAAGAAGAAGGTGCTTATTCCGTCACGGTGCAATACACTGGACTCACTACGTCAGGGACATCTGCGTTTAACCGTACCGTTATTCGAACATTGTATGTCGATCAGCACGGAACGATTCATGGAGACATTCCATATTAA
- a CDS encoding spore germination protein, producing MPAIVGPIHIDRVYGNGAAHFGDVFAISPKSVDHSAGGSGTYNAGDHVQFFNSPNVTFVWDSNLISQQKSFNA from the coding sequence ATGCCAGCGATTGTTGGACCTATTCATATAGATCGTGTGTACGGAAATGGGGCGGCACATTTCGGTGATGTTTTTGCCATTTCACCAAAAAGTGTTGATCACTCCGCCGGTGGTTCAGGTACCTATAATGCAGGGGACCACGTCCAATTTTTTAACAGTCCAAACGTCACATTTGTTTGGGATTCTAATCTTATTAGTCAGCAAAAAAGCTTCAATGCGTAG
- a CDS encoding YuzF family protein, whose product MAQQGSPQLVSLVDPYVYQTLQKVVGMRLIVQTVKDTVRGKLKEVMPDHIVIEAGAKSVFYVRIQQIVSVMPDHSERV is encoded by the coding sequence ATGGCACAACAAGGAAGTCCACAGCTTGTTTCATTAGTTGATCCATATGTTTATCAAACATTGCAGAAAGTGGTCGGTATGAGATTAATTGTGCAAACAGTGAAAGATACGGTCCGTGGGAAATTGAAGGAAGTCATGCCGGATCATATTGTCATAGAAGCGGGGGCGAAATCAGTTTTTTATGTGCGGATCCAGCAAATCGTGTCGGTGATGCCTGATCACAGTGAAAGAGTGTAA
- a CDS encoding spore germination protein, translating to MPAIVGPIHIESLGGNGAATFGDVLAIAPLAVDHSTGGAGAFNSGDYMSLTSDPNATMLWDFTLFGQPQSFNA from the coding sequence ATGCCTGCCATCGTTGGACCTATTCATATCGAGTCATTAGGAGGAAATGGTGCAGCTACTTTTGGTGATGTACTGGCCATTGCTCCTTTAGCTGTAGACCACTCGACTGGCGGGGCTGGAGCCTTTAATTCAGGTGATTATATGTCTCTTACAAGTGATCCAAATGCGACGATGCTTTGGGACTTCACATTGTTTGGCCAGCCTCAATCATTTAATGCATAG
- a CDS encoding YueI family protein encodes MKEESVDFYLQQGIFGHAETKPNERRMFLGSLRERALLALTKGQVSRNKPYQEVEQILKANRQATVLLNGELSYASYSQYVKMANAAGCSFKVVNHHEAHSPFGLVIELPNAVNQEHIYIEDELFQKAFAHESVE; translated from the coding sequence ATGAAAGAAGAATCCGTAGACTTTTATTTGCAGCAAGGGATATTTGGACATGCTGAAACAAAACCCAATGAACGAAGAATGTTTCTCGGTTCATTAAGAGAACGAGCGCTTCTTGCCCTGACAAAGGGACAGGTATCACGAAATAAACCGTATCAAGAGGTCGAACAAATATTAAAGGCCAACCGTCAGGCCACTGTTCTTTTAAATGGTGAGTTGTCCTATGCTTCTTATTCTCAATATGTGAAAATGGCTAATGCCGCTGGATGTTCCTTTAAAGTGGTGAATCATCATGAGGCACATTCTCCTTTTGGTCTTGTGATAGAGCTGCCGAATGCGGTCAATCAAGAGCACATCTATATAGAAGATGAGCTGTTTCAAAAGGCTTTTGCTCACGAATCTGTTGAATAG
- a CDS encoding YueH family protein → MKIRKAHITSRQPKTYNVYLHENKKEYKTLVAVPDIEWSISIAYEDEKEQLIHTLEQSLMERAETDEARDLALKIVHWVTEM, encoded by the coding sequence ATGAAAATTAGAAAAGCACACATCACAAGCCGGCAGCCAAAGACCTACAATGTATATTTACATGAAAATAAAAAAGAATATAAAACGCTTGTTGCCGTACCTGATATTGAATGGAGTATTTCCATTGCGTACGAGGACGAAAAAGAGCAGCTGATCCATACGCTCGAGCAATCCTTAATGGAAAGAGCAGAAACAGACGAAGCTCGTGACCTTGCACTAAAGATTGTGCACTGGGTCACAGAAATGTAA